In Nerophis lumbriciformis linkage group LG12, RoL_Nlum_v2.1, whole genome shotgun sequence, a single genomic region encodes these proteins:
- the LOC133623241 gene encoding coronin-1C-A-like isoform X2: MKRGVVRQSKFRHVFGQAVKNDQCYDDIRVSRVTWDSGFCAVNPKFVAIIIEASGGGAFLVLPLHKTGRIDKAYPTVCGHTGPVLDIDWCPHNDHVIASGSEDCSVMVWQIPENGLVSPMSEPAVVLEGHSKRVGIVTWHPTARNVLLSAGCDNVIMIWNVGTGQAMITLDETMHPDVIYNVCWNRNGSLICTSCKDKSVRVIDPRKEEIIVEKEKAHDGARPMRAIFLADGKVLTTGFSRMSERQLALWDTKNMEEAIAVNELDTSNGVLLPFYDPDTSVVYLCGKGDCSIRYFEITDESPYIHYLSTFVSKESQRGMGCMPKRGLDVNKCEIARYYKLLERKCEPIVMTVPRKSDLFQDDLYPDTAGPDPALEAEEWFDGKNGDPITMSLKNGYVPLKNREFKVVKKNALDAKVAKNVENSSPIATNTSNKSEAKLEEILKEMKSLKDLISSQEKRLVKIEEQMSKIAI; this comes from the exons ATGAAACGAGGTGTTGTACGGCAGAGCAAATTCCGTCACGTCTTTGGCCAGGCGGTGAAGAATGATCAGTGCTACGATGATATCCGGGTTTCTCGAGTCACATGGGATAGCGGCTTCTGTGCAGTTAATCCCAAATTTGTTGCCATAATTATTGAAGCCAGCGGCGGTGGAGCCTTCCTTGTTCTCCCTCTTCACAAG ACGGGGCGTATCGACAAAGCCTATCCCACAGTGTGCGGTCACACTGGCCCAGTGTTGGACATTGACTGGTGCCCCCACAATGATCATGTCATCGCAAGTGGCTCTGAGGACTGCTCAGTGATG GTGTGGCAAATTCCTGAGAATGGCCTCGTCAGTCCCATGTCTGAGCCTGCTGTGGTACTGGAGGGACACTCCAAGCGAGTTGGCATAGTCACGTGGCACCCTACAGCACGCAATGTTCTGCTGAGTGCAG GGTGTGACAACGTGATCATGATCTGGAACGTGGGGACGGGCCAGGCCATGATCACCCTGGATGAAACTATGCATCCTGATGTCATTTACAACGTTTGCTGGAACCGCAACGGAAGCCTCATCTGCACTTCCTGCAAAGACAAGTCTGTCCGTGTTATTGACCCACGCAAGGAGGAGATAATTGTC GAGAAGGAAAAGGCACACGATGGTGCTCGCCCCATGAGGGCCATTTTCTTGGCTGATGGAAAAGTGCTCACCACCGGTTTCAGTCGCATGAGTGAGAGACAGCTCGCCCTCTGGGACACG aaaaacatgGAAGAGGCCATAGCTGTCAATGAGCTGGACACCAGCAATGGCGTGCTTCTGCCCTTTTATGACCCAGACACCAGCGTTGTTTACCTTTGTGGCAAG GGTGACTGCAGCATCCGCTACTTTGAAATCACAGACGAGTCTCCGTACATTCACTACCTGAGCACCTTTGTTAGCAAGGAGTCTCAGAGGGGCATGGGCTGCATGCCAAAGAGGGGCCTTGATGTCAACAAGTGTGAAATAGCCAG GTACTACAAATTGCTTGAAAGGAAGTGTGAGCCTATTGTCATGACTGTACCTCGAAAG TCTGACCTGTTCCAAGACGACCTGTACCCTGACACGGCCGGGCCCGACCCAGCCCTGGAGGCTGAGGAGTGGTTCGACGGCAAGAACGGAGACCCCATCACAATGTCCCTCAAAAACGGCTACGTCCCACTCAAGAACCGCGAGTTCaaagttgtcaaaaagaatgCTCTGGACGCCAAGGTGGCAAAGAATGTTGAGAACTCAAGCCCAATTGCCACAAATACAtcgaat AAATCCGAAGCCAAGCTGGAAGAGATCTTGAAAGAAATGAAATCTCTCAAGGACCTGATCAGCAGTCAGGAGAAGCGACTGGTCAAAATCGAAGAGCAAATGTCCAAAATTGCTATTTAG